In Phaseolus vulgaris cultivar G19833 chromosome 7, P. vulgaris v2.0, whole genome shotgun sequence, the genomic stretch aatatataaatatgttatcATTATGCTATGTGTTTTTAACCCATACTTTTCAGATTTGGCTTGCTGTGTTGGGGGAAGCAATAAATTCAAGTATAATTAACCTTAATCACATTTGTGTCCTTAAACATACAGTTTTGTGTCCTTGTGTTTGTggaaatataaaatcaaattaacttTCCCACGGCTATGTTtgtttgaaataataataaaataatcagTTATTGTGATTCTGAACATGTTTtcatgaatttattttaaaaatagaaaaaaaaaattctgtaaCTTGAAATTGTTTATCGTGAAGACATGtgcacttaaaaaataatttattttctactaaatatagaaaatatgggaagaaaaacaaaaccacTATGTCAACTCCACTCTAGTCAAAGACATAAGGAGTTCTGTGATATTTATTATGCTTattcttattaaaataaaactaaggatatttttataattgaatgtattatataattgtttttttttaaatatgtcaAATCAATTACATTTACTACAACTTTCACTGATTTACAAATTGGgcatagagagaaaaaaagtttaTCCATATCTTCAAAAGTAAGTGCTTTTTACCTGAACCAACTATTTATAAACATGTAAACTAACTCTTGGTTTATCAATGAGCTAAGCATAAGATTGGTTGTGTTACTCTCTTTCAttgtcaaaataataaaaaaatggcTGTTTACTTTTGGGAGATGAACCAATATTATAAGTTATCTGAAAACCCAATGCATTAGTTTTATTTAGAAAGCTAAATCTGATCAGaattttcaagaaaaataaataaaatctccATATGTGAATTTAACATTTTGCCCATTCATCACATCCACATGATGCTCAAATCCTCTCCCACCAATATCTTAGCATCATAAAAATGGCAATTTCTTTCTCCACCTCATAGTTTCTTCATCACCTTCATAAATATTTGAATTCCAAAACTAACCttttttcaattccaaaattatCCTTGAATAAAAGGTGcaagatttgtttttttttcttcatttttgaACTCTAGAATTGAAGTCTAGAATTCAGAAcataattttgtatttcaaattttagagtttaaaaagtatttttgaattcaaaaaatatattccaaTGTCATATTCcaagttttataattttatagtttataaGGTATTTTATGAATTCGCAAATGCATTCTAAACTCTAAAATTCAGAAACAATTTTGTACTCAAAATTCTAGAGTTTAGAATATATGAATTCAAAAAAAAGGGAAGAGGGTGTCaataaaaaagatgaaaaaaatggCAAAAATGTCATTTCAAGTGTTttatgggggtgcaggaagaaaacgTGGAGGTAAAGGAAGAAATTGCCCACAAAGATGAGAGAATCACCTATAGTTTCAAGTAAGACAAGTTATCATAGTTAACCACTGTTAAGTCTAAGAAAGAAATTGTTTAGCCCACATTCACCATGcactatattttttaaaatcagaTTACTAATTAATCACGagtaaaaaaatactaatatccCTTGCATTGGTTCGATGtcatttgtattattattattaacgaaaacacaaacacaacacctgtgtatccgcatttttctCTCTACCCAGAtgataaaaatttgacatatatacataaataattttgaatgagtcgaaattaaaaatcaaaaaataaCATACAAAAGAAAATTGATAAATTCAATTAAccattttcttcttcctctttggttttagtctcttttctttttcaatttttttctcttctagtATTAGGATCAGAGAGTGTGATAATATTCATGTTGAGGTTAGGATAGACTAGATGGTAGATCCAAAATAATAATGACTTCCCAAAGAATTGAGTTGCTTGAAATGAAGTCAAGAAAGTAATTGAAAATGgagattattttatttgatatgtgaGATTTGGTATGACAACGGTAAGAATATGCTCTATATCTTTCTGTTATTGCCTTAGAATAAAGAATTAAGGGAAGAGTAAGAGAGTTAGTTtgcatataaaaatatattcattaatattaatttaaaaaataaaaaaatatttttttaaataattcatatgaaatgataaaatacTATGTTGTACTTGtactaataaaatgagatattaaataagggtaaaatcataaaaaaaattgtggttATAACAAAATACAAAACTATTATAAAGAAGAATCATCTTTACATATAAATGTAgactattaatattatataaataatgtcATTGAATGAAGTAACTACCTGATTGGTTCACCCATGCGTGGCTGTACTTTTCAGTGGTTACTGGCCATTATCATCGAGTGGAGGAGCTAGCTCTGCACCTTTCTATGTAAAACAATTACATTTTTAGTCTTTGACTGACTCAAGTGTAATTCTCTCCGTTATGTTCACTTTTGCTTTACTTTCAGAGGTTACTGATTTGGCATTACACCTCTCAGGCTTGTAATGTAAAGcagaaaaaaacaataatgGTGTACAGTGGTGTGTGACAATCACCAGCATAGAAGGTACTTTCAGAAAGCCTCGGTACTTGACCGCACGTTCTAAAGCTCTACCCTTTTCATATAACTATTTATTATTCTAGCACGCACGGAGGGCTAACTGAAGCATTGTCTTAAGTATTATTCTATTCCAATGCCAAGTCTAATTACTAACACATTACACTATACACGTTGAACGAGAGCTTCTCCCAAACTGTTCTTGGCTTAGGTTTAATCCGAGTTCCATTCCCATTTATGTGCTGCATACAGACTGCAGAATGAATTGCACAATGATAAGAAAGCAAACAGGAGTTGTCTGAGTCAGAGATTATAAGCAATCCTGGGAATCAATGGTTTCTGACTTTCCATCAGCTTGCAAGTAGAAATGGTTTTCTCTGTTCTAACCCAACAGCATGTGGCATAGACCCCAGATGACATTAAAATCATACAACTGGTTCAACAAAAGAAAATTCTCTTGAATTATATCACCACAGAGGTTTGCAGACTCCTGAGAATCAATCAAGTAGAACAAATCAGCTACAGATCAGTTAGTGTTAACATATACATTCCTAGTCAAACCTGTGACACCCTCCTAGTACAATCGAGTTATGAAGTGACAATTTTATTGAGTACAAGGCACGAGTGTTTCTAAGCATAGTAGTAGACATATTGTAATTCTGTGGAATTAATCTTTTGGTTATCAACTTAAAAACTTAACAATAATTATTTCTTAGAAGAAAAATACTTGCATACTCGTGCCTTGTATGCAAGGTTGAATCAGTTTATGATTCAAACAAAACACACACGGCATTTAGGAGAGAGTTAGGCATCTTTTGTTTTACTTTCTTGACCTGAAGTAAGAACAGATAAAAATGAAACTAGGAAGACTTCATTTCCTCTGCACACACTATCAAATATCACAGAATGTGTgtagagagagggagagagcaGTTTTAAACATGCCCTATACAGTGTGAGTCTTTAAGAATGCTAAATAACCAAATAAAAACCAGTTGCTACTACCTTATTACTTTGAGTagtatttttcaaaacaaacataGTGGTGTAGACGTAACCTAAAACTATGCcgtatttatttattcatatccACAATGAGAAATTGGAAAAAGAACTTTCCCAAGAGTTGCAAAAAATGAACTAATCCAACTGTGCAATAACTCAGTTTTCAGACAATTTATTCTTTTCATTGTTCTTTTACAATTTAGCTTGAGAATAAAAAATGGCATTATAAACACCTATTCATGCACACAAAACAATATCACTAAAGTACATATCACCCTTTTTTAACCAAGTTCACAACTTCACCACAGTCATAATTTATGGCCAAACCAAGGTccttagtttaaaaaattaacaagaCTAATTAACATAGATTCTGCAgtgcaaaaaaatataatttcgtTAATCAAAAAATCATCTCAGCTACAAAGTCAAAACTTCGAAACTCAGGCCATTCTATAGTAACACTATAATATCTTTTTATCCATTCTGACATAGCATCGTCAGGTCTTTCATTAATTGTTTTTCACCTTCAAAAACCATGCCTGTTGTGCAGCAAAAAAGCATTTTATTTCAGTTCTTATTAAGTTCAACCATTTAACACAACAAGAAACACAGATAATATCACATAAAACTTCAGCCTTGGGCCACAGAGAATGTACAGTGATTAAAATTTCACATTGTTGAGTAAACTTCTGCACCCATGAACCAATTACAGTTCTGTAAGAGAATCataaatactataaaatattatttcatggAGCATGCTGGCCCAGACCAACTAGATGACGACTTAAAATTTCTACAATGGACATTCATCTCTAGTGTGCTATTCCTGAATTAGTACACCTGGATACAGAAAGTTCAGTTGACAGATCACTAATGATGAATCATTACAATGGTAATTTCAGTACCTAAACATAGAATTGGGGATGACCGTGCCAAATAATTGAATCTTATGCTTATCATTCAGACAGcatcatttttgcttttctGCAGCCTGCACAGAGAAGTCAAGAAAACAGGTAGGATATCATATCAGTGACTGACAGGTGTCATAAACAGTATTAGGATGTTCATGAACACATTATACTGAGAAGAGCAGTTTATTCATCAAAATTAAAGGAAACACATTCATATATATGCGTGTGCATAAAAAGCTAAGTtgtatgtaaaaaaataaaatgcataAAAGTTGATATATTGTTAACACAAAAGTTCAGTAGGCCTGAAACTTGCTATAGTAGATGGGGTCGTGATTGTGAATATGAGGACCGTGCATTCAAATTAAATTGAACTTAGATAAAAACTATCAGACAATCACAGAATCTCACACAAGATACTTTTATAGCCATTTCACTATACACCTAACAGAAAAAGACAAGAATTCTATCACAAGAAGCTGAAATACAACAGTGGGCAAATGATACCAAAAATCATACTGACACATCAGACAACCAAgttcaagaaattaaaataacagTGTGTAAACCTAAATCGAAGAGAAATTAACTAATCTAAATCAAAATTCCAACAGAAAAAGTTCACGAAAAATACAGTATCAAAATTCAAGACCAACTTAATTCTAACAAGATAACCCATTAACTCAATATAAAGAAAAACGCAGCttgaaacaaattaaaatgtgaaAGTGGTACAAGCAAATGGCAAACCTTTTGCAGCTTCTTCAGAACAGAATCCTCAAAAGCTTGATACCCAGCACCAACCAGATTGCTCAATTTGGCAGTTTCAGCAGACTTCGGAACACTGGAAGAATTTGCCACGGTTGCCGGTTTAAGAGGTAAAACCAGTAACGGATTAGCAAGATGACCAATCACACTTCCCGTCGCAGCAACCTGGATAAATCGACAATTACAAATTAGCAAACCTAGAATAAGGTCTATTTTCAACAATTTATCCCAAAGTTTTTCTTTCTCTAAAACAAGGTTTTAAAATGCAATCACAGTTATGGCGTGAGAAATCACAGATAAGTGAGGCTACAATTGCAGTTGTGAATACCCTAAGACAACGCCGTCAAAATTGCAGTCAGAAACAATCTTTCTAAACTGTTCCTCCGACATACGCAAACATTGAAAGAGAGAAACTTACACTTCCTTCTTTAGTGGCCATAACAACGAGTGCAGAACCCTTCTTCTTACTCCCTTTGATGACAACATCTTCCACCTCACCAAACTCTGAAAACAATTCCCTCAACCTATCAGCCGAATAATCTTCACCCATCTTCTCCCACGAAAccttcagaaccttctcttgatCCAATCCACCTCCACCACCGCCACGGTCACGGCCACTCTCCTTCTCTGTTTCCGGCGGAGGTGGTGGCGCCGCCTTCTTCCCGTGCATGGCACGAATTCTCGCGATCTCCTCCTTGAGCTGGCGAGCGATCCTGGCCTCCTCTTCGCGCTCCTTGGCGGCGGGGTCGGGGGCGTTGGCGTCGCGCTCCCGGCGCTCGAGGTCGGAAACCATCTTACGACGCTTTCCGTCGCGCTGAGAATTGCGGAGCTCGCGGTCGCGCTTGACTCGCAATAGGTCGTCGAACAACTTCCGGGCCTTGTCATCCCGGAGAATGTCGTAGGATGTGCGGAGCTGTTGGAAGTTGGTGGCGGCGTTGGGGTCGTCGGGCCTCTTGTCGGGGTGCAGTTCCAGAGCCTTCCATCTGTAGGCTTTGTTGATTTCTTTCTCCGTTAGCTTTGCACCTTCTTCTCCCGATGGTAACCCTAGCACCGCATAGTGATCAATCTCCGTATCCATTTTCCCCCAAAACTCTTATCCTGCAATAATCAATGTCtcaaaaccctaaccctaaccctaacatTTTCAATTTGCAACTTATTGATCATAATAATCTGTTGCTTCGAATAAACGCGGCAAACGGTGGTTACAGTGCACATAAATATGGCATTATGTTTTTACTTTACATTGGTAATAATATATGCTAACAGAAAAAATTGGGAACTAAGATCGGGTTTGattcagaattaaaataaaaaatttgaagaaaaaaatatattttaggaaCCAAAAAGGCTTTTGAAGTATTTTGATAATATTTGTtcctaaattttaattaattaattttttagagttttattaaaaagtggatttttacaataataaattcaacaaactttccttaaaataattttgatgttATGCTAAGAAATGAGGTTTGCAACTACTATAAAATAtcctaattttatatattataaaatattttaatttgcaGTAGTAGTTGAGGTGTATGTCAAATAAGTTTCTTACATTTTGTATTAGAGTTAAACTACTCTTATGTTTAAGGGACAAGAGCCTATCTCACTTAGGGTGTTataactttcttttcttttctttttttcaaactCTATTTTGAAGAAAAGATGTTTAGGTgggaaaatgaaattatttgttTAGAAAAAGGGGTTTCCCAAATTTAGATTTAACCTATTATAGTTTTATCCCATTTTATCTGTTTCTGGCATatgctttgttttgtttgaattgAGAATGAAACAGTGAGAAAATAAGTAaggaaaggaaagagaaaaattactagaaaaaaaaagttaaaacctATTTTATTTAGATTGATAAAAGAAATAGATAAAGTAAAATTTGTTATCCACTTATTTAGATGAATgaaatagaaatagaaattatattttatctctttttgtttgacaaaaagtattattattttataaaaaagtatatttaaattttttttatttttatgtaatacCTGGTCTACAATTTCTATGTGAAATAATGGCTAAAGTGAGAggaaattaattttatcaaatatgCTTATTTGTACAAGTTTTCTCCTCAATTCTCCTTTAAATAAAGTAAAGAGTATTTTGTATCTTTCTCAAGATAATTCATCCTAAACAAATACAGTGTGAATAATCTCTTCCTCTTATTCAGCGTTAATAAAGGTAAAAAGCATATTAGTCTTTCTGAATCCTAACTTGCCCAATTAGATATAAtgattggtatctaaaatttagaagtaaattaaataaaataattttcacatGACCAAATTTGTCTAATGTGGATTTAAGCAACAAAAGCATA encodes the following:
- the LOC137828179 gene encoding uncharacterized protein — encoded protein: MDTEIDHYAVLGLPSGEEGAKLTEKEINKAYRWKALELHPDKRPDDPNAATNFQQLRTSYDILRDDKARKLFDDLLRVKRDRELRNSQRDGKRRKMVSDLERRERDANAPDPAAKEREEEARIARQLKEEIARIRAMHGKKAAPPPPPETEKESGRDRGGGGGGLDQEKVLKVSWEKMGEDYSADRLRELFSEFGEVEDVVIKGSKKKGSALVVMATKEGSVAATGSVIGHLANPLLVLPLKPATVANSSSVPKSAETAKLSNLVGAGYQAFEDSVLKKLQKAAEKQK